ATGGACGCCGGCGGGGGAAGCACCGAGCTGCTCGTGGCCAATGAGAGCAATTTGCTCACACAGGCAAGCCATCCGCTCGGCACGGTGCGCTGGCTGGACAAGTTTCCCCCCCAAGATCCGCCCACTGAGGCCGACCGATTGGCGGTTCGCAATTCCATCATTGAATTTCTACAAACTGCCGTTGTGCCGCAATTGCGCGGCATCCCATTGCCTAGTATGCTGGTAGCTTCCGGCGGTTCGCCGAAGTTTCTCACTCGGCTCCTGGAAGGAACACGTGATCTGTCGATCGAACAAATCGAAAAGCGCGAGGTGACCGTCGGGGAAATTCGACAGCTCGCGGATAAGCTCTGGTCGCTGCCGCTGGCGGCGCGCCGGGAACTCCCGGGCATGTCCGCCAATCGGGCCGATGTTCTGCTCATGGGAGCCGCCATTTACGAAGCGGTCATGGAGCAGTTCGGATTTCAAACGCTGCGCCCATCAATGCGCGGCGTGCGATACGGCGCGCTGTTGGATTAATCATAGAGGCCTAGAGTGCGCAGAGGAGAAATGGTAGGGCGGTTTCTCCGAAACCGCTACGGCGCGCTCGGAGAGCACGCCCTGCCTCACGCCCGGAGAGCACGCCCTGCCTCACGGCGTTTACTTATAGCCCTAACCGCTCGTGTTCGATGACGACGTAGCGATCGGTCATGCCGGCGAGGTAATCGCAGATGGCGCGGTGTTGCCCTTCGCTTTCGATGCGGGCGCGGGATTGGCTGCCGATTTGTTCGGGGTGTTCCAGAAAATACGCGAAGAGTTCCTCAAGCAATTTCACGCCGCGTTTGTTGGGCTCGTGCACGACGGGGTTGAAGTACAGATTTTCGTAAAGATACTCGCGCAATTCGAGATTGGTTTCGCGGCGTTGGGCGCTGTATTGGATGAGGGGGTTTTCCTGCAGCCGCACTTCGTCAACGCTCAACACGCCGGCTTTGTGGATGAGCGCGCCGCTGGTTTCCACGACGTCGTGCACTTGGCTGTCGATGAGGCAGCGGATGATGAAGTAACGGCGGCATTCGTCGGCGAGTTCGCCGTGCTCGGCGCGGATGGCGGCATCGGCGTCGCGCCAGAGTTTGACGTTCGTTTTGAGTTCCTCTTCGGAAAGTAAATTTGCGTCGAGGCCGTCGTCGAGGTCGTGGCTGTAATAGGTAATCTCATCGGCGAGGTTGGCGACTTGCGCCTCGAGCGAGCTGGATTTGGCGTCGAAGCCTTCGCGTTTGCTGGGGTGATCGTAGGCGGTGTAATGTTTGATGAGCCCTTCGCGTGTTTCCCACGTGAGATTGAGGCCGTTGATATTGGGATATTTTTGCTCCAACTCCTCGACGATGCGGAGACTTTGGCGGTTGTGCTCGAAGCCGCCGTGATCAGCCATCAAGGCGTTGAGCGCACTCTCGCCTTTATGCCCGAATGGCGAGTGGCCAAGATCGTGCGCGAGCGCGATGGCCTCGGCGAGGTCTTCATTGAGGCCGAGCGCGCGGCTGATGTTTCGCGAGACGGCGGCAACTTCCATCGTGTGCGTGAGCCGCGTGCGCAGGTGATCGCCAGTGCCATTCAAGAAAACCTGCGTTTTATATTCCAACCGCCGAAACGCGCGGGAGTGGATGACGCGATCGCGGTCGCGCTGATAATGCGTGCGCCACTGATGCGGCTCCTCGGCGTGCGCCCGCCCGCGGGAATCAGCGCTGAACTGCGCGAAGGGCGAAAGCGTCTTGCGCTCGTTGTCTTCGAGTTGGGAACGGGAATAGGGCATGGCCCTCAGCTGGAAAGAAATTCATCCGCCGATGAACCGCGCAATTCGAGCAATCGGCAAATCACATCCTCAATAAGATTATTCGGGCACGAGGCGCCGGCGGTGACGCCGATGGTCAACGTGCCGTCCGGCAGCCAGTTGCGGGTTTCGTCCACTTGATTGGTGTGCTGATTCCAATGGCGGATCAAATTGGCATCCGCCATCTCGTCGGCGTTCTTGATAAAAAATGTCGGCAGCACGCCTTCGCCCATCTCGGCGAGGTGCGCGGTATTGGAGGAATTGTAGCCGCCGATGACGAGCAAAAGGTCCATTGGTTTTTGCAGGAGCACGTCCAGCGCGTCCTGTCGTTCCTGCGTGGCACCGCAGATGGTATCGAAAAATCGAAAATGGTCTTCTGCTTTCTCTTCGCCAAACTTGCGTTCGATGGCGGATTTGATGCGGCGCTGCACCTCCTCGGTTTCGTTGCGCATCATCGTGGTTTGGTTGGCGACGCCCACGGCTTTCAAATGTTGATCGGGATCGAAGCCTTCCGAAAATGCGCCCTCAAATTTTTTCAGAAACGCCGCCTTGTCGCCGCCGTTTTCGATGTAATCACAAACGTAATCCGTTTCATCCAACGTGAGCACCACGAGATAATGGCCGTTCTTGGCGGTCGCCTGACTGCTCGTGGCTTTGGTTTCCTCGTGATACGCCTTGCCGTGGATAATGCTCGTGACCTCCTCCTTGGCGTAATTACGCACACGCTTCCAAACACTCATCACATCGCCACAGGTCGTATCCACAAACTGGCAACCTTTCGCCTTGAGCTTCTCCAACGTGGCCACCTCCGTGCCGAACGCCGGAATAATCACCACGTCATCCGCGCCGAGATCATCAATATCCGCCACCTTGTTTGGGCCCGAAAGAAAGCGAATCCCCATATCGCGAATCTGATCGTTCACCTCGGGGTTATGAATAATCTCGCCAAGAATATAAAGCGGCTTGTCCGGGAAAACCTTCAACGCCGCATACGCCAAATCAATGCAACGCTCCACCCCGTAACAAAACCCAAACTCCTTCGCCAACTTAATCGTCATCCGCGCGTCAACGCTCGTCACTTCGCCTGTGGCCCGCAGTCGATCGACCAAGTCACTGCGATAATGCGTCAGCACCTGCGCCTTCACTTGCTCCATGATATCCGGCCGGCGCAGGTTAATGCGCTTGGGCTTCGGTTTGGATACGGGTTGATTGGGGGCTTCAGGGGCCATCGGCGTCAGCTTGGCACAGTGTCTTTGGCAGGGTCGAGATGAATCCCTTAACTCACCAACCAATTCAAAATCGATTTCTGCGTGTGCAGGCGGTTTTCGGCTTGGGTGAAGATGGTGTCGGCGTGGGCTTCGAGGGTGGGGGCGTCGATTTCCTTGCCGCGGTAGGCAGGGAGGCAGTGCATGACGAGGGCCCCTTCGTTGGCGCGGGCGACGAGGGCTTGATTGATTTGGTACCCGGCGAAGTCTTGCTCGCGTTGGGCAGTTTCCTCTTCCATGCCCATGGAGACCCAGACATCGGTGTATAGTAGGTCGGCTCCTTCGGCGGCGGCGTTGCAGTCTTCGGTGACGGTGATATTGCCGCCGGCCTTGGTGATGAGGTCCGGGCAAGGCTGGTGGGCTTTGGGTGCGGCGATGCGCAGCTCGAAGCCGAGTTTATCAGCGGCCCAGATCCAGCTGATGGGCACGTTGCAGGCGCCGTCGCCGATGAAGGTGACGGTCTTGCCGGCGATCGGGCCGCGGGCTTCCTGGTAGGTGAAAATGTCAGTCAAGATTTGGCAGGGATGCTCGGCATCGGTTAGGGCGTTGATGGTGGGGATGCCGGAGTGTTCCGCGAAATCCTCCACATCGCTCTGGGCAAAAGTGCGGATGACGGCGCCGTGCACCATGCGGCCGAGCACGCGGGCGGTGTCTTGGATGGGTTCGCCACGACCAAGTTGCAGGTCGTTGGCGTTGAGAAACATTACGCCGCCGCCGAGCTCGCGGATGCCGGTCTCGAAGGACACGCGGGTGCGCGTGGAGGATTTGGTGAAAATCATCGCCCACGTCTGGCCGGCGAGCGGTTGGTGTTGGCTGTCGCCGCGTTGCGCCTTGATGACAGTGGCATTTCCCAGAATGGTCTCGATGGACGCGGTGTCCATCGCCTCAATGCTTAACAGATGTTTCATGATGCTAGTTCCTTAATGACACCCTCGATGATGGCGAGACCTTCATCGGCGTCGGTTTGCGAAAGGTTCAATGGCGGCAACAGACGAAAGACCCGCGCGCCGGCTGGGATGGTGAGCAGACCAGCGTCGTGGAGTCGCTCGACGATTTGCACGGAAGCGGGCCGTTTGCTATCGGCAAAGGCGGGGATGCCCTCGGCCAATTCGATGCCGATCATCAGGCCGAGCCCGCGCACTTCCTTCAGCACGGTGGGATGCGCCTCGATCAGCGTTTGGATTCTCCCGGCCAAATGGTTCCCCAGCGTCACGGCGTGTTGCGCGAGGCCGTCGCGCTCGATGATCTCCAGCGCCTTGAGTGCATGCGCGCTGACCAGCGGCGTGCCGCCAAAGGTGGTGCCGTGCGTGCCCGGGCCGAGCACATCCTGCAACGGTTCGCTCGCCCAGATCGCGCCCATCGGCAGACCGGCTGCGAGGCTTTTGGCCATCGAGCAGGCGTCCGGCGCGAAGTCCGGATGCGCGCTCATGATGGTTTGCCAGCCGAAAAAATTGCCTGTTCGAAAATGGCCGCATTGCACTTCATCGAGCAACAACAGCAGATTACGTTCATTGCACAACGCGCGCAGGCCGAGCAGATACTCGGGCGTGGCGCAATTGATGCCGCTCTCGCCTTGGATTGGCTCCAGAAGAATCGCGCCAGTCGCCGGCGTGATGGCCGCGCGCATGGCGTCCAGATCGCCATAGGGCACATGCCGGAAGCCTTCCAGGGCTGGCGCAAACCCGTCCTTCACCTTCTGTTGGCCGGTGGCCGCAATGCCCGCGAGTGTGCGCCCGTGAAATGAGCCGAGTGTGGTTAGGATTTCAAACTGACCCTCCTCATGGCCGCGCAGTCGCGCGAGTTTGTAGAGTGCCTCGTTGGCTTCGGCGCCGCTGTTACAGAAAAACACTTTGCCTTTGCCGCCCGCGAGCGTGGTGAGTTTCTTCGCAAGCAATCCCTGCGGCTCGGTGTAGTACAGATTGGAAATATGCGTCAGCTTGCCTGCTTGTTCGGCCAGAGCATCGGCCAGTTCAGGATGGCCGTGGCCGAGGCAGGCGGTGGCAATGCCCGCGCCCAAGTCGAGCAACCGTCGGCCTTCGGCCGTGTGCACGTGGCTGCCTTCGCCGTGAGTGATGGCGATCGGGAAACGCGCATAAGTCGGGATGACGTGGGCGTCAATGCGTTGTTGGATTTTTGAGTCGCTCATTTTAATTTTACCACAGAGACACAGAGAGCGCAGAGAAGTTCATTTTCAAAACCTCTGTGTTCTCTGTGCCTTTGTGGTGAGAAATGGTTTTCATTTTACAATTTCCGTCCCCACGCCTTGGTTGGTAAAAATTTCCAGCAACACCGCGTGATGAATTCTCCCGTCGACGAGGGCGACTTTGTCGACGCCGGCGTTGATGGCAGTGACGGCGCTGTCGACTTTGGGAATCATCCCGCTGGCGATGATGCCGGCTTGTTTCAGTTCATCAACTTCGGCGATGTCGAGGTGCGAAATGAGCGTGGCATCGTCGTCAGGATCGCGCAGCAGCCCGCGCACATCGCTCATGAACACCAGCCGCTTGGCGGCCAGCGCAATGGCGGCTTGGGCGGCGGCGACATCGGCGTTGCAGTTGTAAATTTGTCCGTTCGCATCGCGCGCGGTGGGGGAGATCACCGGCGTGATGCCTTGGGCGATGCATTCCTCCAGCGGCGCAGTGTTCACGGCAGTGACCTCACCGACAAAGCCGTAATCCTGATTATCGGGGGCATGCCGGGTGCAGGTGAAAATATCCGTGCCGGCAAAGCCCTTGGCCACGCCGCCGAGCGAATTGATCATCTCCACGATCTCGGCATTGATTTCCTGCGACAACACCTGATCAACCACCGCCACGGAATCGGCATCCGTGTAGCGCAAACCATTGACGAAGCGCGTCTCCACGCCGGACGCTTCCAGCGCGCGGCTGATGCGTTTACCACCGCCGTGCACCACCACCGGATTGATCTCGACCGCTTCTAGGAACACCACATCCCGCGCAACACCCGTGCGCACGGCTTCGTCCGGACTGTCCATGAAACTGCCCCCGTACTTCACTACGAACGTTGCCCCGGCAAAACGCTGAATGTACGGCAGCGCTTCGAGCAATGTGGCGGCTTTGGAGATGAGTTCCTGCATGTCAGCCTCCGAGCGATGTGGGGTCGCTGATGTCGCCCTTGTTGAATTCCACGTATTCCTCGGTGAGATCGGCGGCGTAGAGCGTGGCCTGGCCTTTTCCGAGATTCAGGTTAATGTGCAGGTCAAACTCCGTCGGCGCGACGGCCGCGCACAAGGTCTCAAAGGTCGTCCGAGTGGGTCTGCCTTTCTTGAGGGAATAGGTTAGCTTCTTGGTTTCGGGCGCGCTGTAGGCGATGTCGACTTTTTCCTCCACCACCTTCGCAGACGAATAGCCAAGGGTATCGATGATCCGGCCCCAGTTTGGGTCGCCGCCGTTCCAGCTGGTTTTCACCAACGCACTGTTGCCCACTGCACGCGCGGCAGCATCGGCTTCCTTCTGCGTCTTGGCGCCGCGCACCCGCACGGTGACCAGTCGCGTGACGCCTTCGCCATCGCGTACCATCATTTTGGAAAGCTCGAGGCAGACGTGATTCAGGGCAGCCTGAAATGTTTTCAAGTCGCGCGCGCTGAGTTTTTTGTTTCCAGCCAAACCGTTGGCGAGCAGGAGCACAGTGTCGTTGGTGCTCATGTCGCCATCCACGGTGATGCAATTAAAACTGCTGGCCACGGCCTCGCGCAGGCACTTGCGCAATGCGCCGGCGGGAATTTTTGCGTCGGTTGTGAGGTAGGCGAGCATGGTGGCATGCAGAGGCATGCTCGCGGGCCGCACGCCGGTGGGACTCATGCCGGGCTGAATCATGCCCGCGCCCTTGGCAATGCCGCCGAGCCGCACGGTTTGGCCGCCGAGCTGAAATTCCACGGCGATCTCTTTCGGCCGCGTGTCGCTGGTCATGATGGCCTCAGCGGCGTGGTGCGCCGCGGTGGGGGAATCATCGAGTTCCTTGACGATCTGCCGGATGCCGGCGCGGATGTTCGGCATGGGCAGCTCCAGACCAATCCGGCCTGTGCTGCCGACGAGTACATCCTCCGGTTGGAGCAACAATTCCTCGGCCAAGAGCGCAGTCATTTCCTGCGCATCCTTCAATCCGCGCGGGCCGGTGCAGGCATTGGCGTTGCCGGAATTGATGACGACCGCCTGCGCCTTTCCGTCGGCGATGTGGTCCACGCACACCTTCACCGGTGCGGCGCAGATTTGATTGGTCGTAAACATCCCCGCCGCCGTGGCCGGTACCTCGGAGACAATCACGGCCAGATCGCGTTTTTGCCCTTTGTTGCTGCCTTTGCCGGTGCCGAGCCGTTTAACATCACAAAACAACCCAGCCGTCAGGAAACCTTGCGGGGCGATAATGGAACCATCAATGGAATGAAAAGATTTCATCTCTTTGGGAGGGGGAGCATTGGGAAAAGAATAGGAGAACCCAACGCAACCTTAACGGCGGCGTCGACGCGAAGACTTGGATTGAGTCTGCAGGTTCATTCGGCGGGAAATATAGGCGGGAAGGCGGGGGGTGTCAATTTGGAATTTGGAATTTTCAACGATCATTGGGACTGGGTCAAAACCACCATCCCGACTACGCCGCCCACTGCGATCACTCCGCCAATCAATGCGCGCCAGCTTGGCTTTTCTTCTTTCATTAAAATAGCAAACGGGATGACGACGAGCGGGGTGATGGCGACGATGGGGAGGACGACGCCGGTGGGGTTGTTGAGCAGGGCCCATTGGTAGCAGGTGACGCCGAAGGCGGGGCCGGCCAGGGCGTTGAGGATGAGCCAGCGGCGGCCGGCGCGCCAGTCGCTGGCGGGGTTGGTGAGGGCGCGGGCGCTGGGGGAATCGGGGTGACTCTTTATATAAGTGCGCAGCGCCCACAGGCAAAGGCCGGTGAAAACCATGCCGCCTAGCTGGCGCTGGACGGCGACGGTGAGGCCGGCGTGGAAGGCGTCGCTGCCGGTGAGGGTGTTGAATTCGGTGAAGGACTCGGTGATGACGCGCACGAGGACACCCGCGCCGAAGCCTTGGCCGAAGGCGGCGACGAGTCCCCAACCGATGCCCTCCCAAAGAGTGCGACGGTCGAGGTGGAGGTTTTCGCGCGGTGCGAGCGCGATGGCCACGCCAGAGAGGATGACGACGGCGCAGATGATTTGCGGGAGCGAAGGCAGCGTATCGAGCCACGCGAACTCAATGCCCACCGCCAGCGGTACGGAGACGCAATGGACGATGAGCACCGTAAGCCGCGAGCCGATGCGTTGGAGGGCCTGGAAGAGCGCGATGTCGCCAAGGCCAAAGCCGACGGCGCCGCTTAAAAAGAGCAGCCAGAAAATGTCTGGCTGAAAATGTTTCGCGCCAATTGCAAAAAAGAGAAACGCGATGGCGGAGAGCACGATGGGAGCGAAGATCAGCCGCGTGAAGTTGGCTTCGGTGCCGCCGATGTGCTCGGTAGTTTTCCGCGCCGAAACGGCGGAGGCGGAAAACAAAACCGTGCACAATAAAGCCGCTAACATCGCGCGAAGGGGTACGCGGTTGCGGGCAGTTTGTCACGGGTTTAACATTGAGTTGCAGGATTGGGGCCAGGGTTTTGGGTTGCGAATGGTGGACAAGTGGTTAGAATTTTGCCGATGAAAGTTTTTTGGATTTTTTTGGCGTTGATGATGAACTTGAATGTTAATTGCGTGCAGGGGGGGGATAAAGATGGGGCGGCGCTGAAATTTGTGGAGGCGGCGGCGAAGGCGTTTCGCGAAGGGAAAACGGACGAGGCGCTAAAGCTGGCGGCGAAGGCGGTGGAGGTGGAGCCGAAGAATGCGAATTTGCACTATTTCAAAGGGCAGCTCCACAGTAAACTGGGTCAGCACGCTAAAGCCGCGGCGGAATACACGAAGGTGCTGGCGTTGAAGCCGGAAAATGATCGCGTCGCCGACACGCATCAGGAACGCGGCGAGGCGTATTTTAAGCTGGGAAAAATCAAGGAATCGATTGCGGATTTCGACGTGTTTATTAAAGCGTATCCGCGACAAGACCCGCATCATTGGCAGCGCGGCATTTCGTATTATTATGCGAACGAATTCAAGAAAGGCTACGAGCAATTCGAGCGGCACCAAACGGTGAACCGCAATGACGTGGAAAATGCGGTGTGGCATTTTTTGTGTTTGGCACGGGCGAAGGGAATTAAAGAAGCGAAGAAAAAACTCATCCCCATTGTGGGCGATGGCCGCGTGCCGATGATGGAAGTGCTGGCGCTCTTTGGCGGCAAGAGCACGCCGAAAAAAGTTTTGGCCAAGGCGCGCGCGGGCGGGGTGAAGGGTGCGCGATTGGAACGGCAATTATTTTATGCGCATCTTTATCTTGGGCTTTGGTACGAGGCGACGGGGGAAAAGAAACTGCGCGACCAATACATTGGCCTCTCCGCGGCGGTGGCGGATAATCATGGCTATATGGGTGACGTGGCGCGAGTGCACGCGGAGTTGAATAAAATTCCAATCCCAAAAACCAAAGTCGAAAAATAACTGAAAGTATTCACCATTGTGATCATTTATATTCACCATTGTGAATAGCTTGACCTTGGCGGGGTGGGGTTAACGCCTTAGATTCGCACCGGTGAGGGGAGGTTATTCCAAAATAATTTGTGCGATCGTGCTGTGCTTTGCGGTAGGCGTGGCGGCACAGCAATTTCAGGCGCAGCAAAATGGCCAGCGCGATCAGAAGCCGGTGGCTTTTCCCAAGGTGGAACAGGAGGAGTTTTTCCTGCAAGCCATCGACGCCTTGCAAGCGGGCAATACCAACGCGGTGCTCGAGTTGGTGGACCGCGCGGTAGGCGTGGATGTCACCAATCGTTTTGCTTACATCAAGCGTGCGCAATTGCTGGATATCTTCAGCCTCGATGAACGCGCGGTGAAGGATTATACCATCGCCATTTCGTACGACCCTACTTTTGCCGACGTGTATCAACTGCGCGGTTGCAACCACTTCAAGGCCGGGCGATTGGAGGATGCGGTGGCGGATTGGAATCTGTTTATTAGCCTTAAACCTGAAAAGGAGGCGTTGCACTGGCAGATCTGCGTGGCCTACGCGTTGCAAGGGCAGTTTAGTGAAGGGCGTAGTCAATTCGAGTGGCACTGGACGGCGAACACCCAAGACGTCGAAGTGGCGTTGTGGCACTTTATGTGCACAGCGCGTTTGGATGGATTAGAAAAAGCGCGTGGCGCGATGATGGAAGTGAATCTGAGCGAGGACAAACGCGTGCCGATGGAGGCGCTTTATAATTTTTATGCGGGCAAACTCACCGAGGCTGATGTGTGGCTGGCGGTGGAGCAGGGCGCGCCCGATGCAACGGAGCGCTCCAAGCGCGAATTTTTTGCAAATTATTACATTGGCGTCCATCGACAGGCCGAAGGCAAACTGGTGGAGGCGCGTGAGTCTGTGGAAAAAGCGCTTGGCATCGCCTATCGCAATGAAGGCTTCATCGGCAACAGCCCCGGTGGCCAAATCCGCGCGGGCGATATGGCGCGCGTGCATCTGGGCATTCTCGACACGCAAATCAAAAACGCCAAAGCCTTGGCGGCGGCGCAATCGCCCGAGGCCCTCGCGGCGCGGCGGCGGATGATGTTATTGAGTGTCGGAGGGTTGGTGGGGCTCGTTGGGTTTGGTGTTTTTCTACAACGCCGTCGCCCAAAGATTGTCGCTGTGCCTGAGCTGGACGACGCCGAATTGGCTGAGAAAAGCTCGACTTAATCGGCCGACTGGTTTTCATCCTTCGCGTTCACGCGATCATCGATCATATGAGCTTACCCACAGACATTCGCGCCATAGGCGCGGCACTTTATTTTCTACCTGTCCACACCCGCATGCCGCTGAAGTTTGGCGGGGAGACGGTGACGTACGTCACGTGCGCCCGCGCGCGGGTGACGGTTCGCGATGCCGCCGGTCGCACCGCGGACGGCTGGGGCGAAACACCGCTGAGCGTCACGTGGGTTTGGCCGAGCACGTTGGGTTACAAGGAGCGGCACGAGGCGATGAAAGCCTTTTGTGAAACACTGGCCGGCGCGTGGGCGGACTTTTCCGCGAGCGGGCATCCGATGGAAGTGGGGCAGGATTTTATTGAAGGCGTTTTGCCGGGGCTGCTCGAGCAGCACAACGAAGGAGCAACGGAGCCGATGCCGTGGCTCGGGGCGCTCGTGTGCAATTCACTTTTTGATATCGCGCTGCACGACGCGTTTGGAAATTTGCACGGGCGGGATGTTTACAAAACGTACAATGCCGAGTGGATGAATCGTTCGCTGGAGGAATTTTTGGAGCCGGCGGCAGAGTCAGTTTCCTTCGCAGGAAAATATCCGGAAGATTTTTTTGTGGCCGAACCGTCCACGCAATTACCCGCGTGGCATCTCGTCGGCGGGGTGGACCCGCTCGATGAAAGCGAGTTGACCGGCAACGAACCGGATGACGAGCATCCGGTGTTGCTCGCCGATTGGATAAAAACCGACGGCCTCAAGTGCCTCAAAATAAAACTGCGCGGCACCGATGCAGCGTGGGATTACGCGCGCATTGTCAAAGTGGGCGAGATCGCAGTAGCCGGCGGCGTGGAATGGTTGACCACCGATTTCAATTGCACCGTCACCGAGCCGGAATATGTGAACACGATTTTGGATGACCTGCGCGCTGAGCACCCGAAATTGTTTGAGATGCTTTTGTATGTCGAGCAACCGTTCCCGTACGACCTCGAGCAACACGCCATCGACACCCACAGTTGCAGCAAGCGTAAGCCCCTGTTCCTAGATGAAAGCGCGCACGATTGGCAACACGTGCGGCTGGGACGCAAACTGGGCTGGACCGGCGTGGCGCTCAAAACCTGCAAAACCCAAACCGGCGCACTGCTATCAGCGTGCTGGGCGAAAGCACACGGAATGGGGCTGATGGTACAGGATTTGACCAACCCAATGCTCGCGCAAGTGCCGCATTGCCGACTGTCCGCACAGATGGGCACAATTATGGGCGTGGAAACGAATGCGATGCAGTTTTATCCTGCGGCTTCCACCGTCGAGGCCGCGGTGCATCCGGGGCTGTATCAGCGGCGCGGGGGCAAGGTGGATTTGTCCACGTTAGGGGGGAGTGGTTTCGGCTATGGCGAGGCGATTGGCGTGCGCGAATTGCCAGAGGCCGCGGCGGTGTGCGGCGAATGTGAATAACCTTTCAATATTTTTCCGGTGTGTTATGGGCAGGAAACCGCTTTGATGCGCCGGTCTGCTGTCGAATTCGTTGAAAGGAATTGATGGGATTCACCGTTCGTTACGTCGAATTTTCCAGCTGTCCCGCGTTGATACGTACACGCGGGATTGCGAGTTTTTTTTGATAAAAACGGTTGCCGAAAAAACAAACTGGAACGACCTTATACTATGGAGACCCTTGCACCTTGCCAAACCTCCCCCCGCGGATTGGGCTGGCACGCGCGTGCATTGCTTTTCCTCGCCGTTATTTTCCTTGCCGCGCCCGATTCCGTCTCCGCTCAAAACGGGAGCGATCCGAATCTTAACATATTCCTTAAAGCCAGAGATTATTACGACAAAGGAAACTTCCCGCTGGCGGTTCGGGAGCACCGGAGATTTCTCAAAGCCGCACCAAAACATCCGCGGGTTCCCGATTCCAAATGGGGATTGGGGCTTGCGTACATTCAGTTAAAGCAATGGGCATCAGCCGCTGCGCTCATGGGCGAGTTGGCGGTGAGCAAAACTTCAACGGACCAAGCCGGCGCATACTATTATTGGGGCCAAAGTTTGCTGATGTTGCGCAAGCCAGCCAACGCCGAAGCGGCTTTCCTCGCGGGCCTTAAGCTGAAACCAACGGCGCGCCTGGATGGCTTTCAGATGGGGTTGTT
The genomic region above belongs to Limisphaerales bacterium and contains:
- a CDS encoding mandelate racemase/muconate lactonizing enzyme family protein, encoding MSLPTDIRAIGAALYFLPVHTRMPLKFGGETVTYVTCARARVTVRDAAGRTADGWGETPLSVTWVWPSTLGYKERHEAMKAFCETLAGAWADFSASGHPMEVGQDFIEGVLPGLLEQHNEGATEPMPWLGALVCNSLFDIALHDAFGNLHGRDVYKTYNAEWMNRSLEEFLEPAAESVSFAGKYPEDFFVAEPSTQLPAWHLVGGVDPLDESELTGNEPDDEHPVLLADWIKTDGLKCLKIKLRGTDAAWDYARIVKVGEIAVAGGVEWLTTDFNCTVTEPEYVNTILDDLRAEHPKLFEMLLYVEQPFPYDLEQHAIDTHSCSKRKPLFLDESAHDWQHVRLGRKLGWTGVALKTCKTQTGALLSACWAKAHGMGLMVQDLTNPMLAQVPHCRLSAQMGTIMGVETNAMQFYPAASTVEAAVHPGLYQRRGGKVDLSTLGGSGFGYGEAIGVRELPEAAAVCGECE
- a CDS encoding tetratricopeptide repeat protein, which codes for MKVFWIFLALMMNLNVNCVQGGDKDGAALKFVEAAAKAFREGKTDEALKLAAKAVEVEPKNANLHYFKGQLHSKLGQHAKAAAEYTKVLALKPENDRVADTHQERGEAYFKLGKIKESIADFDVFIKAYPRQDPHHWQRGISYYYANEFKKGYEQFERHQTVNRNDVENAVWHFLCLARAKGIKEAKKKLIPIVGDGRVPMMEVLALFGGKSTPKKVLAKARAGGVKGARLERQLFYAHLYLGLWYEATGEKKLRDQYIGLSAAVADNHGYMGDVARVHAELNKIPIPKTKVEK